In the genome of Candidatus Latescibacter sp., one region contains:
- a CDS encoding PKD domain-containing protein: MVLRMATAALMLVLFGCTEAPALERPDVVFKIFQFPPDKIPCIDGKTDDWNIVPESYALGSDQLEDTVMGHVGNPDPKDLKIKVKVGWVKGMNRLYFLYEADDNYWNMYYKRGDIFEVVVDGDLSGGDFINNPQIADPMEAHFRFKGVHAQNYHIFTPPGEGRDWAMVWGCQPWIRDLPYSNHAYSYNFKEGESGHLILEFWITPFDYAPYDGPEGAVESKLEENKNIGLSWSVLDYDSKEGNYTGFWNLSHKTRMDSNASCQVAFRPMPLEPQFRKPIEAQWSFKVVDMDRRMVAFKDLSYGKITSWLWDFDDGATSTEQNPIHVYKKPGTFTVVLNIEGPDGKARRVKVNDVAVK; encoded by the coding sequence ATGGTACTCAGGATGGCGACCGCTGCATTGATGCTCGTTCTATTCGGCTGCACCGAAGCCCCGGCGCTGGAACGCCCGGATGTGGTGTTTAAAATTTTTCAGTTTCCGCCGGACAAGATTCCCTGCATAGACGGAAAGACCGATGACTGGAATATCGTTCCGGAAAGCTACGCCCTCGGTTCCGATCAGCTTGAAGATACGGTCATGGGTCATGTCGGAAATCCCGACCCGAAAGACCTGAAGATAAAAGTGAAAGTTGGCTGGGTGAAAGGAATGAACCGTCTCTATTTCCTCTATGAGGCGGATGACAATTACTGGAACATGTACTATAAGCGCGGCGATATTTTCGAGGTGGTGGTGGACGGCGACCTTTCCGGCGGCGACTTCATCAACAATCCCCAGATTGCGGATCCTATGGAAGCGCATTTCCGATTCAAAGGGGTGCACGCCCAGAATTACCACATTTTTACTCCTCCCGGCGAGGGAAGAGACTGGGCCATGGTCTGGGGCTGCCAGCCGTGGATCCGCGATCTCCCCTACTCCAATCACGCCTATTCTTACAATTTCAAGGAAGGCGAGAGCGGCCATCTTATTCTTGAGTTCTGGATCACACCATTCGATTACGCCCCTTATGACGGCCCGGAAGGGGCGGTGGAATCGAAACTGGAAGAAAACAAGAACATCGGGCTTTCGTGGTCGGTCCTTGACTACGATAGCAAAGAGGGCAATTATACCGGTTTCTGGAACCTTTCGCACAAAACGCGGATGGATTCCAATGCCTCCTGCCAGGTCGCTTTCCGGCCAATGCCGCTGGAACCGCAATTCCGCAAACCCATCGAGGCGCAATGGTCGTTCAAGGTGGTGGATATGGACCGCCGGATGGTAGCTTTCAAAGATCTTTCGTATGGGAAAATCACTTCCTGGCTCTGGGATTTCGATGACGGCGCAACCTCCACCGAGCAGAATCCCATCCATGTATACAAAAAACCCGGGACATTTACAGTCGTTCTCAACATCGAGGGACCGGACGGTAAAGCGCGCCGGGTAAAGGTGAACGATGTTGCGGTGAAATGA